The following proteins come from a genomic window of Alnus glutinosa chromosome 10, dhAlnGlut1.1, whole genome shotgun sequence:
- the LOC133879450 gene encoding serine carboxypeptidase-like 40, which produces MESKPFCWVLLAFFILSCFVGQTHGRMKEQGLNHLYKAISKPNFGLDTSLFQAANLVVDQTNVLPQQGLKERDWIKAWPGQPPVKFSQYGGYVTVNKVAGRALYYYLAEAQQYKDTLPLLLWLNGGPGCSSLAYGAMQELGPFRVLSDGKTLFKNNFSWNYAANVLFLESPAGVGYSYSNTTSDYDKMGDRITAADNYLFLVNWLERFPEYKNRPFYISGESYAGHYVPQLAHTILHHNKKANKTIINLKGIIIGNALINDETDERGMYDYFATHALVPDRLVSQIQKYCDFSPKAGNQSSECYAATNAVYLNIGNINIYNIYAPLCFSTNVTARPKKASILNFDPCSNYYVHAYLNRPDVQAAIHANVTKLTHDWESCSYIISNWLDSPSTILPLLQEFMANGLRVWVFSGDTDGRIPVTSTKYSLDKLKLHVKTNWHPWFLMGEVGGYTEVYEGDLTFVTVRDAGHQVPSFQPARGLSLIKHFLDGTPLPNTKRS; this is translated from the exons ATGGAAAGTAAGCCtttttgttgggttcttttAGCCTTTTTCATTCTCTCATGCTTTGTGGGTCAAACTCATGGGAGGATGAAAGAGCAAGGGTTAAACCATCTCTACAAGGCCATTTCGAAGCCAAATTTTGGTCTCGACACAAGTCTTTTTCAGGCAGCTAACCTTGTCGTCGATCAAACTAATGTTCTTCCTCAGCAAGgcttgaaagagagagattggaTTAAGGCATGGCCGGGACAACCTCCCGTGAAATTCTCTCAGTACGGTGGTTACGTCACAGTGAATAAAGTCGCCGGTCGCGCGCTCTATTACTACCTCGCAGAAGCTCAGCAGTATAAGGATACAttgcctcttcttctttggctcaATGGag GGCCAGGTTGTTCATCTCTTGCATATGGAGCAATGCAAGAGCTGGGTCCATTTCGCGTGCTTAGCGAtggcaaaacacttttcaaaaataatttttcttggaATTATG CTGCTAATGTTCTGTTCCTTGAGTCACCTGCTGGGGTAGGATATTCTTACTCCAATACGACATCGGATTATGATAAAATGGGAGACAGAATTACCGCAGCagataattatttgtttttggtgAATTGGCTAGAGAGATTTCCTGAGTACAAGAATCGTCCTTTTTATATTTCTGGAGAAAGTTATGCTGGGCATTATGTTCCTCAACTTGCACACACCATTCTTCATCACAACAAGAAGGCTAATAAGACCATTATCAACCTCAAGGGAATCAtt ATTGGAAATGCATTAATCAATGATGAAACAGATGAACGAGGAATGTATGATTACTTTGCAACACATGCACTCGTTCCGGACAGACTTGTGtctcaaatacaaaaatactgTGATTTCTCACCCAAAGCTGGCAATCAGTCAAGTGAGTGCTATGCAGCCACTAATGCAGTCTACCTGAATATTGGCAACATTAATATCTACAACATCTATGCTCCCCTCTGTTTTTCTACCAATGTCACAGCCCGGCCCAAAAAAGCTTCT ATACTAAATTTTGATCCATGTAGCAACTATTATGTGCATGCATATCTAAACCGGCCTGATGTTCAAGCAGCCATTCATGCCAATGTAACTAAACTTACACATGACTGGGAGTCATGCAGTTATATTATTAGTAACTGGTTAGATAGCCCTTCAACCATCCTTCCCCTTCTTCAGGAGTTCATGGCCAATGGTCTTAGAGTTTGGGTTTTTAG TGGCGACACTGATGGAAGGATTCCTGTTACTTCAACAAAGTACTCTCTAGACAAATTGAAGCTTCATGTGAAGACTAATTGGCATCCTTGGTTCCTCATGGGAGAG GTTGGTGGGTACACAGAAGTGTATGAGGGAGACCTAACATTCGTGACAGTGAGAGACGCAGGGCATCAAGTGCCAAGCTTCCAGCCAGCCAGAGGACTTTCTTTGATCAAGCACTTCCTTGATGGCACACCTCTTCCAAACACTAAAAGATCCTGA